From a single Nothobranchius furzeri strain GRZ-AD chromosome 7, NfurGRZ-RIMD1, whole genome shotgun sequence genomic region:
- the mc4r gene encoding melanocortin receptor 4, which translates to MNSTARHGLIPGYANRSFTQSTSPLDKDFSGEEKDSSAGCYEQLLISTEVFLTLGIVSLLENILVVAAIIKNKNLHSPMYFFICSLAVADMLVSVSNASETIVIALINGGSLTISVTLIRSMDNIFDSLICSSLLASICSLLAIAVDRYITIFYALRYHNIVTLRRAMLVISTIWTCCTISGILFIVYSESTTVLICLITMFFTMLVLMASLYVHMFLLARLHMKRIAALPGNAPIHQRANMKGAITLTILLGVFVVCWAPFFLHLILMISCPRNPYCTCFMSHFNMYLILIMCNSVIDPIIYAFRSQEMRKTFKEIFCCSHSLLCLSLV; encoded by the coding sequence ATGAACTCCACAGCTCGTCATGGATTGATCCCAGGCTACGCTAACAGGAGCTTCACCCAGAGCACTTCACCGCTGGACAAAGACTTTTCTGGAGAGGAGAAGGACTCGTCTGCAGGATGCTACGAGCAGCTTCTGATCTCCACGGAGGTGTTCCTAACTCTGGGCATTGTCAGCCTTCTGGAGAACATTCTGGTTGTTGCTGCCATCATCAAAAACAAGAACCTTCACTCCCCGATGTACTTCTTCATCTGCAGCCTAGCGGTGGCTGACATGCTGGTCAGCGTTTCCAACGCCTCCGAGACCATTGTGATAGCTTTGATCAATGGAGGCAGCCTCACCATCTCCGTCACTCTGATCAGAAGCATGGACAACATCTTCGACTCTTTGATCTGCAGCTCTCTGCTGGCCTCCATCTGCAGCTTGCTGGCCATCGCCGTTGACCGATACATCACCATCTTCTACGCCCTGCGCTACCACAACATAGTGACGCTGCGGCGGGCCATGCTGGTCATCAGCACCATCTGGACGTGCTGCACCATCTCTGGCATCCTGTTCATCGTCTACTCCGAAAGCACCACCGTCCTCATCTGCCTCATCACCATGTTCTTCACCATGCTGGTCCTCATGGCGTCGCTCTACGTGCACATGTTCCTGCTGGCGCGCCTGCACATGAAGCGTATCGCCGCGCTGCCGGGCAACGCTCCCATCCATCAGCGGGCCAACATGAAGGGGGCCATCACCCTCACCATCCTCCTCGGGGTGTTCGTGGTGTGCTGGGCGCCCTTCTTCCTCCACCTCATCCTCATGATCAGCTGCCCCAGGAACCCCTACTGCACCTGCTTCATGTCCCACTTCAACATGTACCTCATCCTCATCATGTGCAACTCCGTCATCGACCCCATCATCTATGCCTTTCGCAGCCAGGAGATGAGGAAAACCTTCAAGGAGATCTTCTGCTGCTCACACTCTCTCTTGTGTCTGAGCCTTGTGTAA